A part of Desulfomicrobium baculatum DSM 4028 genomic DNA contains:
- a CDS encoding UxaA family hydrolase gives MQTKFFGYRRENGRVGIRNHVVILPLDDLSNAACEAVANNVQGTMALPHAYGRLQFGDDLDLYFRTLIGTGCNPNVAAVIVIGIEPQWTNRIVEGIAKTGKPVVGFAIEQNGQYNTICSASRKAQEFVQMATEYQRTECDVSELWVSTKCGESDTTSGIATNPTVGNAYDKLYEKGSTLLFGETTELTGGEHLVLERCVNDEVRKDFQFYFDRYAKVVDDHKTSDLSDSQPTKGNIEGGLTTIEEKALGNIQKIGRKAPVVGCLEKAVAPTGPGLWFQDSSSAAAEQVTLCAASGFVVHLFPTGQGNIIGNPILPVIKLCSNPRTLRTMSEHFDVNVSGLLRREINMDQAGDMLLEMMIRTCNGRMTAAEVLNHREFIITRLYESA, from the coding sequence ATGCAGACTAAATTTTTCGGATACCGTCGTGAAAATGGCCGTGTGGGCATTCGTAACCATGTTGTCATCCTGCCCCTGGACGACCTGTCCAACGCCGCTTGCGAAGCGGTGGCGAACAACGTTCAGGGCACCATGGCCCTGCCGCACGCCTATGGCCGCCTGCAGTTCGGTGACGACCTGGACCTGTATTTCCGCACCTTGATCGGCACGGGCTGCAACCCGAACGTCGCCGCCGTCATCGTCATCGGCATCGAGCCGCAGTGGACCAATCGCATCGTCGAAGGCATCGCCAAGACCGGCAAGCCGGTTGTCGGTTTCGCCATCGAGCAGAACGGCCAGTACAACACCATCTGCTCCGCCTCCCGCAAGGCCCAGGAATTTGTGCAGATGGCCACCGAATACCAGCGCACCGAGTGTGACGTAAGCGAACTGTGGGTCTCCACCAAGTGCGGCGAATCCGACACCACCTCCGGCATCGCCACCAACCCCACCGTCGGCAACGCCTACGACAAGCTGTATGAAAAGGGCTCGACCCTGCTCTTCGGCGAAACCACGGAACTGACCGGCGGCGAGCACCTGGTGCTCGAACGTTGCGTCAACGACGAAGTGCGCAAGGATTTCCAGTTCTATTTCGACCGCTATGCCAAGGTTGTCGACGACCACAAGACCAGCGACCTGTCCGACTCCCAGCCGACCAAGGGCAACATCGAGGGCGGACTGACCACTATCGAGGAAAAGGCCCTCGGCAACATCCAGAAGATCGGCCGCAAGGCCCCCGTTGTCGGTTGCCTGGAAAAGGCCGTCGCCCCCACCGGCCCCGGCCTGTGGTTCCAGGATTCCTCCTCGGCCGCCGCTGAACAGGTCACCTTGTGCGCCGCTTCCGGCTTCGTGGTTCATCTGTTCCCCACCGGCCAGGGCAACATCATCGGCAACCCGATCCTGCCCGTCATCAAGCTGTGCTCCAATCCCCGCACCCTGCGGACCATGTCGGAGCACTTTGACGTGAACGTTTCCGGCCTGCTGCGCCGCGAAATCAACATGGATCAGGCCGGCGACATGCTGCTCGAAATGATGATCCGCACGTGCAATGGCCGCATGACCGCCGCCGAAGTGCTCAATCATCGTGAATTCATCATCACCCGTCTGTACGAAAGCGCATAA
- a CDS encoding tripartite tricarboxylate transporter TctB family protein: MRSRTSDIAAGLATLAVAGIFQAQSGDLEGVSLLFPRMLIIFMTIGGVYVFVSGLLTPRAHVDEAPCELPPEEPVVVKRVASIALASIVYVGIIPVLGFYPASVLFLFCMAMILSDSSVTTARRALASAIFTVVLCLAVWLGFALLLGVPTPQSMFF; encoded by the coding sequence ATGCGTAGCCGCACTTCCGATATTGCCGCCGGGCTGGCCACTCTTGCCGTTGCCGGCATCTTCCAGGCTCAAAGCGGGGACCTTGAAGGCGTAAGCCTGCTTTTCCCCAGGATGCTCATCATCTTCATGACCATTGGCGGCGTGTACGTTTTCGTATCCGGCCTTCTGACCCCCCGGGCACATGTCGACGAAGCCCCATGTGAACTCCCGCCAGAGGAACCGGTGGTTGTGAAACGCGTGGCGAGCATTGCCCTGGCCTCCATCGTGTACGTGGGCATCATCCCTGTGCTCGGATTTTATCCAGCCTCGGTGCTGTTCCTCTTCTGCATGGCCATGATCCTGAGCGATTCCAGCGTCACCACCGCCAGAAGGGCCCTGGCGTCGGCGATTTTCACCGTGGTGCTGTGTCTTGCCGTCTGGCTGGGATTTGCATTGCTCCTGGGTGTTCCGACACCGCAAAGCATGTTCTTCTAA
- a CDS encoding tripartite tricarboxylate transporter permease, whose protein sequence is MMEFIWPAIGHLFEPLNIFLMIVGLTGGIIVGALPGLTATMGVALMVPATFAMDATSGLIMLGAIYVGAIYGGSNSAVLICTPGTPSSVATTFDGWPLCKSGHADIGLFTSLLSSSFGGIVGTVMLLFLAAPLARFALQFGGPENFWLCIFGLSTIAVMSSGNMVKGLLGGALGLLVSTVGIDPNVGVPRFTFGYYPLVQGIEVIPAMIGLFSFSQVLYLVGSHKPFLADYVPTPGALKKVFHALTSRCKVILMRSSIIGGLVGMLPGAGGEIASIIAYNESKRWDKHPERYGTGVVEGLAASESANNAVIGGALIPMLTLGIPGSAVAAVILGALLAKGIQPGFKVFTATGDLAYTFIMSQFAVNLLMIPVGLFLARIMTKLLSIRLTFVAIGIVVLSVIGAYAIRNSMLDVWIVIVFGFIGYFSNLVGLDTGAMALGIILGPMIEENLGRCVHLSKASGGSVIAVFFESPIAVLLMALTALSLLTPLFLDWKRKRMEAKCACAPTSLKEGPPHA, encoded by the coding sequence ATGATGGAATTCATTTGGCCCGCCATCGGGCACCTTTTCGAGCCTCTCAACATTTTCCTCATGATCGTCGGGCTTACGGGCGGAATCATCGTCGGAGCCCTGCCGGGCCTGACCGCCACCATGGGCGTGGCCCTCATGGTCCCCGCCACCTTCGCCATGGACGCGACCAGCGGCCTGATCATGCTGGGCGCCATCTATGTGGGGGCGATCTATGGTGGCTCCAATTCCGCCGTTCTCATCTGCACGCCAGGCACCCCCTCTTCCGTGGCCACGACGTTTGACGGCTGGCCTCTTTGCAAGTCAGGCCACGCCGACATCGGGCTCTTCACCTCCCTGTTGTCGTCGTCCTTCGGCGGCATTGTCGGGACTGTCATGCTCCTGTTCCTGGCCGCGCCCCTTGCCCGCTTCGCCCTCCAGTTCGGCGGGCCCGAAAATTTCTGGCTGTGCATCTTCGGCTTGTCGACCATTGCGGTCATGTCGTCGGGCAACATGGTCAAAGGGCTTCTGGGCGGCGCGCTGGGTCTGCTTGTTTCCACTGTCGGCATCGACCCCAACGTCGGCGTGCCCCGCTTTACATTCGGATACTACCCCTTGGTGCAAGGGATAGAGGTCATCCCGGCCATGATCGGGCTGTTTTCCTTTTCGCAGGTGCTTTACCTGGTCGGGAGCCACAAACCGTTCCTGGCCGATTATGTGCCGACTCCCGGCGCGCTCAAAAAAGTTTTCCACGCACTGACCTCACGATGCAAAGTCATCCTCATGCGCTCCTCGATCATCGGGGGCCTGGTGGGCATGCTGCCCGGCGCCGGAGGTGAAATCGCCTCCATCATCGCCTACAACGAATCCAAGCGCTGGGACAAGCATCCGGAACGCTACGGAACCGGCGTCGTCGAAGGCCTCGCGGCCAGTGAAAGCGCCAACAATGCCGTTATCGGCGGCGCGCTCATTCCCATGCTGACCCTCGGCATTCCGGGCAGCGCCGTGGCGGCGGTCATCCTCGGCGCGCTTCTGGCCAAGGGCATCCAGCCCGGATTCAAGGTTTTCACCGCCACCGGCGACCTTGCGTACACATTCATCATGTCGCAGTTCGCAGTGAACCTGCTCATGATCCCGGTCGGACTGTTCCTGGCCCGGATCATGACAAAGTTGCTCAGCATCCGCCTGACTTTTGTCGCCATCGGCATCGTGGTCCTGTCCGTGATCGGCGCCTACGCCATTCGCAACAGCATGCTCGATGTCTGGATTGTCATCGTTTTCGGATTCATCGGGTATTTCTCGAACCTTGTGGGCCTCGATACCGGCGCCATGGCCCTTGGCATCATCCTTGGCCCCATGATCGAGGAAAACCTCGGCCGATGCGTTCATCTCTCAAAGGCTTCCGGCGGTTCCGTGATCGCTGTGTTTTTCGAAAGCCCCATCGCCGTGCTGCTCATGGCCCTCACCGCGCTGTCCCTGCTCACGCCGCTTTTTCTCGACTGGAAACGCAAGCGCATGGAGGCCAAATGCGCCTGCGCACCGACATCCTTGAAGGAGGGCCCCCCTCATGCGTAG
- a CDS encoding UxaA family hydrolase, giving the protein MAIDFLVHEAADGVGVVVVEGLKANQEITGWVMKEDQTIKIKIISDIPIGHKLALKDFAAGDTVFKYNTDIGKVVAPIKKGEHLHVHNVKTKRW; this is encoded by the coding sequence ATGGCTATCGATTTTTTGGTACACGAAGCCGCGGATGGCGTTGGGGTAGTGGTTGTTGAGGGCTTGAAAGCCAATCAGGAAATCACTGGCTGGGTCATGAAAGAAGACCAGACCATCAAAATCAAGATCATCAGCGACATCCCGATCGGACACAAGCTGGCCCTCAAAGATTTTGCCGCCGGAGATACAGTTTTCAAATACAATACCGACATCGGAAAGGTCGTGGCCCCCATCAAGAAAGGCGAACACTTGCACGTCCACAACGTCAAAACCAAGAGGTGGTAA
- a CDS encoding tripartite tricarboxylate transporter substrate binding protein yields MKLRKSMCLFLMVLFIGLAASGSVFAKYPDKSINMIIAFTAGGSSDVQARIMQKYWNKYSDQQWVFIYKPGAGGAIGFGEIAMSKPDGYTIGGINIPHLVLQPLVQKAQFSPDDFAYICQVVNDPQAVAVRKDSKLKSVKDVFEFAKANPGKLKVGLVGPNSGHHLMFLDVKGKFDFPVTEVFYKGAADQNAALLGGEIDVMFGNLNDVMRSLEEMTVLGLAAEKRNAFLPEVSTLRELGYDVVSDIRRAYVAPKAIDTAQLDFLRETFKKICEDPEYLADMKTAGQPTEYMDGEAFAVYVKEQSEFAKTSLEKAGLLK; encoded by the coding sequence ATGAAATTGCGCAAAAGCATGTGTCTTTTCTTGATGGTGCTCTTTATCGGTCTTGCTGCCTCCGGTAGCGTCTTTGCCAAATACCCCGACAAGTCGATCAACATGATCATCGCCTTCACGGCTGGCGGCTCAAGCGACGTGCAGGCCAGGATCATGCAGAAGTACTGGAACAAGTACTCCGATCAGCAATGGGTCTTCATCTACAAACCCGGCGCCGGCGGAGCCATCGGTTTCGGCGAAATCGCCATGTCCAAGCCTGATGGCTACACCATCGGCGGCATCAACATCCCCCACCTCGTTCTCCAGCCCCTGGTCCAGAAAGCCCAATTCTCCCCCGATGATTTCGCCTACATCTGCCAGGTGGTCAACGACCCCCAGGCCGTGGCCGTGCGCAAGGACAGCAAGCTCAAATCCGTCAAGGACGTCTTCGAGTTCGCCAAGGCCAACCCCGGCAAGCTTAAAGTCGGCCTCGTCGGCCCCAACAGCGGCCATCACCTCATGTTTCTTGACGTGAAGGGCAAGTTCGACTTCCCGGTCACGGAAGTTTTCTACAAAGGCGCCGCGGACCAGAATGCCGCTCTGCTTGGCGGCGAAATCGACGTCATGTTCGGCAACCTGAACGACGTCATGCGCAGCCTGGAAGAGATGACCGTGCTGGGTCTGGCCGCTGAAAAACGCAACGCATTCCTGCCCGAGGTCTCGACCCTGCGCGAACTGGGCTACGACGTGGTCTCCGACATCCGCCGCGCTTATGTCGCACCCAAGGCCATCGACACGGCGCAGCTCGACTTCCTGCGCGAAACATTCAAGAAAATTTGTGAAGATCCCGAGTACCTGGCCGACATGAAGACCGCGGGTCAGCCGACAGAATACATGGATGGCGAGGCATTTGCCGTCTACGTCAAGGAGCAGAGCGAATTTGCCAAGACGTCCCTCGAAAAGGCCGGCCTGCTGAAGTAA